AACATTCCCAACATCAAACTTGATGAATTCAGTAATCAAAAAAGTCTCCAGGTCAAGTTTGATGGTGTCATTGGCCTTGATGAGTGGGTCTGGGTAACGAATGGTATGACCATCATAGGTATTCAGGTATGGCTTGCCCTTCTGTCCAAACTGTACTGATCGAACCTTACACAGCTTAAACTTTGCCTCCTCATCCCTGAAACTTCTGGTTTGATTAGCTGGCCCTGGCTATGTTGTTAACTAAGCTGATATGGTGATCATTGTCTGTGTGGCCCGGGATACAGTAGTGCTTGCCAAGAAAATCTCACAAGACTCCAGAATTAATTCCTATCTGCCTTACATTGTGTTTTGCATTGCACACAGCCTCCTCACATGCTTACATTGTGACATGTTTGAATTTAGTAATAGCTGTgttgtattttgtttaatttttattattgttgtatGGGAAGATTAATTTCCTATATTTATTATATGTGTTGTTGTAATATCATGGTTGCATATTTTTTTGTGTTAGGATCAACGGTGCTTTTGAAAAAACATGGATAGGAGTTGGATGACAATTAAAGATTACTTGCATCCTAGATATTTGGCAGGAGTGAAAGAATTTGTTCAGTTCGCTTATTTAGGCAAGGATCCCACATATAAGCTCCCTTGTCCATGTAAAGGGTGCAACAACTTTGAGGATCAAACTATGGAGGTCATGAAAAGTCATTTGTGTAGGGGAATTGTTGAGAGCTATACTAGGTGGGTATATCATGGTGAAAGGTTTGAGGATTCTGATGAGGATGAAGATGATAACATAGTTTTAGATGAAGAAAACAGTGAGTCAGATGATATTCAAGAAATGTTAAATGACGTTGGTACTGCAAACTTTGGCGAGAATTGGAGAAATTCGGGGGAACATAATAGGGATATACCAAATAAGCAAGAGGGGGAAGCAAGTAAGTTTCTTAGATTATTATCTGAAGCTGAAAAAAGTCTCTACCCGGGTTGTGATAAGTACTCAAAACTTTCCTTTGTTGTCCATATccttcatttgaaaactatGAATCGGTGGACTTGCAAATCCATCGATATGCTGCTGAAATTCCTCATTCAAGTCTTCCCCATGGCATCAATTCCTAGCTCATACTATGATGCAAAAAATTTAATTCGTGAGCTAGGACTCAAGTGTGAAAAAATACATGCATGTGAAAATGATTGTGCACTTtattggaaagaaaatgaaagccTCGATCACTGCCCAAATGAAAAATGTAAAGCACCTCGTTATAAATCCCCGGGTTCTAAAATTCCTAGAAAAGTGCTTCGCTATTTCCCCTTAAAGTCAAGGTTGCAAAGACTATTCATAAACAAGGAGATAGCTCAAGATATGAGGTGGCATAAAGAGAGACGCGTTCCCAAGGAAAACACAATGACACACCCTGCTGACTCAATAGCTTGGAAGGAGTTTGATAACAGTCACCCATCTTTTGCCGAAGATCCTCGTAATGTTAGGTTGGGGCTTTCAACTGATGGTTTCAATCCCTATGGAAACATGAATAATGCATATAGTATATGGCCTGTAATCCTTGTTCATTACAATCTACCACCTTGGAAATGCTTAAAGGACCCTTTTTTCCTGTTATCAATGATTATTCCAGGTCCTAAGTGCATAGGAAATGATATGGATATATTTTTTAGGCCTCTAATTGATGAGTTGAAAGAGTTTTTTGACACTGGCTTTGAGACTTATGATGCAGCCGTGGGAGAAAAATTTATGTTACGGGCTGCTCTATTGTGGACTATAAGTGATTTTCCAGCATATGCCTATTTGTCAGGGTGGAGTACGAAAGGTTATAAGGCCTGTCCTATTTGTTTAGATGATACAACCAGTGTATATCTGAGAAATGGATTAAAATGTTGCTATATGGGGCACCGGCGATTTTTGCCAGCGGACCATAAATGGCGCAGAGAAAGAAAGTCATTTAATGGCAAGAGTGATCTTAGACAGCCTGTTAGAACTTTATCCGGTGAAGAAATCTTTGAACAACTTCAAGAGTTTGATCAAATGGTGTTTGGTAAGGCACCTGAATTGcttaaagagaagaaaagaaaacgcatgcaaaatcagtcaaattggTTGAAGAAAAGCATTTTTTTTGAGCTGCCATATTGGAGTACTAACAAAATTAGACACAACTTGGACATTATGCATATCGTGAAGAATGTGTGTGAAATTTTGTTGGCTACAGTGATGGGTACGGGACACAAAAATAGGGACACTTGGCAAGCTAGAGAGGATTTGAAGGAAATGAGATTGAGGGAAGAATTGCATCTTCAAACTCAAGGGGATTCAAAGGTGATGCCCGCTGCATGCTACACTCTTTCACGCAGCGAAAAACAAAAACTATGCCAGTTTTTGAGCTCACTCAAGTTCCCCGATGGATTTGCCTCAAACATATCTCATTGTGTTAAGCCAAAAGAGTGCCAAATTTCAGGGATGAAGAGTCATGATTATCATGTATTCTTGCAACGTCTACTTCCATTAGCAATTAGAGGCATGCTGCCAAAGGATGTTTCCCAAACTTTGGTAGAACTAAGCaatttttttaggaaaatttgttcCAGGACTCTTTATGTAGATGAGTTAGATGCACAGGAGAAAAACATTGTTGTAATACTCTGCAAActtgaaaaaattttccctccAAATTTCTTCGATGTAATGGTCCATTTAATGGTCCATTTACCTGCTGAAGCAAAACTTGCTGGCCCAGCACAATACCGGTGGATGTTCCCATTTGAGAGGTAGTGTAAAGGCTATTTTAAGACTGAATCTTCTTTTGCTTCATAGGGTCGTACTGCTGTGACATCTTATGGCTGCATTTTTGTGACACAGAAAAATGGGTCAATACAAAGGTTATGTGCACAACA
The Coffea eugenioides isolate CCC68of unplaced genomic scaffold, Ceug_1.0 ScVebR1_1069;HRSCAF=1859, whole genome shotgun sequence genome window above contains:
- the LOC113754809 gene encoding uncharacterized protein LOC113754809, producing MDRSWMTIKDYLHPRYLAGVKEFVQFAYLGKDPTYKLPCPCKGCNNFEDQTMEVMKSHLCRGIVESYTRWVYHGERFEDSDEDEDDNIVLDEENSESDDIQEMLNDVGTANFGENWRNSGEHNRDIPNKQEGEASKFLRLLSEAEKSLYPGCDKYSKLSFVVHILHLKTMNRWTCKSIDMLLKFLIQVFPMASIPSSYYDAKNLIRELGLKCEKIHACENDCALYWKENESLDHCPNEKCKAPRYKSPGSKIPRKVLRYFPLKSRLQRLFINKEIAQDMRWHKERRVPKENTMTHPADSIAWKEFDNSHPSFAEDPRNVRLGLSTDGFNPYGNMNNAYSIWPVILVHYNLPPWKCLKDPFFLLSMIIPGPKCIGNDMDIFFRPLIDELKEFFDTGFETYDAAVGEKFMLRAALLWTISDFPAYAYLSGWSTKGYKACPICLDDTTSVYLRNGLKCCYMGHRRFLPADHKWRRERKSFNGKSDLRQPVRTLSGEEIFEQLQEFDQMVFGKAPELLKEKKRKRMQNQSNWLKKSIFFELPYWSTNKIRHNLDIMHIVKNVCEILLATVMGTGHKNRDTWQAREDLKEMRLREELHLQTQGDSKVMPAACYTLSRSEKQKLCQFLSSLKFPDGFASNISHCVKPKECQISGMKSHDYHVFLQRLLPLAIRGMLPKDVSQTLVELSNFFRKICSRTLYVDELDAQEKNIVVILCKLEKIFPPNFFDVMVHLMVHLPAEAKLAGPAQYRWMFPFERKMGQYKGYVHNRARPEVCIVERYLDDECLTFISRYLHNVPTIFNEPERNIERFEATGKLSIFSGMARPFGAATFCCLSESELMKIHLFILKNCEEIDDYIRMHKELLQQQNVSNVEQMHDLEFPKWFEDRVTYMHTQGRCCDELLSLAKGLDFRVIKYPGCNVNGFRFHTKTREVDRKTQNSGIMVKGEHAD